A DNA window from bacterium contains the following coding sequences:
- a CDS encoding long-chain fatty acid--CoA ligase, with product MAEPRHRGGPARAWRDHLHRAWRVLPGRRQHEAGGRLPHHRERVRGADHVRARAGADAVSERPRPWLRGGNFGEVCTEALRIDPDRRAIVAGDRELSFAQLEERARRFAGLLPALGVSPGDTVALATGNDWRFVESLLGTLMAGAVALLVNIKLSRETLAYISGHSDAKLIVADASLGDRITAMAGGSPGLKAMLAIGDGLKAIDYDAALASASPLGEVRPSDPDGLALLMYTSGSTGRPKGCMLSHSNTWWQARSSARCMLLDHGDTGLVMGPLYHANALWAILLPMLFVGGGVVILPQFERRSVLEAIQRHGVTYTSGTPSMYSLLLADPDADRFDLSSINLLQCGSAPVPDELMSRIKARFRCDVVETYGLTEAGANVLSPRWGIKKLGSTGLPVPDVEIKITVPDQPDRECGPGEVGELWSRSPANALGYLHEPGLTAERFWPGGWMRTGDLMRRDEQGYCYFCGRTDDMISVGGENVYPKEVETVVLSHPAVADVAVVPALHPVKGSAPVAFVVLKAGARATEDEIKQHCLANGPAYAHPRRVFFVASLPLSSTNKLDRGALKGRAAELLPHGLEAKR from the coding sequence ATGGCCGAGCCTCGACACCGAGGAGGCCCCGCTCGAGCCTGGCGTGACCATCTGCATCGAGCCTGGCGTGTACTTCCCGGGCGCCGGCAACATGAAGCTGGAGGACGACTTCCTCATCACCGAGAGCGGGTGCGAGGCGCTGACCACGTCCGAGCGCGGGCTGGAGCTGACGCTGTGAGCGAGCGGCCCCGTCCCTGGCTTCGCGGTGGCAACTTCGGCGAGGTGTGCACGGAAGCCCTGCGCATCGACCCCGACCGCCGGGCGATCGTCGCCGGCGACCGGGAACTCTCATTCGCGCAGCTGGAGGAGCGCGCCCGGCGCTTCGCCGGGCTCCTGCCGGCGTTGGGCGTCTCGCCCGGCGACACGGTCGCCCTCGCGACCGGCAACGACTGGCGCTTTGTCGAGTCCCTGCTCGGAACGCTGATGGCGGGCGCGGTGGCGTTGCTGGTCAACATCAAACTGAGCCGCGAGACCCTGGCGTACATCTCAGGCCACAGCGACGCCAAGCTGATCGTCGCCGACGCGAGCCTGGGCGACCGGATCACGGCCATGGCCGGGGGCTCGCCAGGGCTCAAGGCCATGCTCGCCATCGGCGACGGCCTGAAGGCGATCGACTACGACGCGGCGCTCGCCTCCGCCAGTCCGCTCGGCGAGGTGCGCCCCAGCGATCCCGACGGCCTGGCGCTGCTCATGTACACGTCCGGGTCCACGGGCCGGCCGAAGGGATGCATGCTCAGCCACAGCAACACCTGGTGGCAGGCGCGATCGAGCGCCCGCTGCATGCTGCTGGACCACGGCGACACCGGGCTCGTCATGGGGCCCCTGTATCACGCCAACGCGCTGTGGGCGATCCTGCTGCCGATGCTGTTTGTGGGTGGAGGCGTCGTGATCCTCCCGCAGTTCGAGCGCCGCAGCGTCCTCGAAGCGATCCAGCGGCACGGCGTCACCTACACGTCCGGCACGCCCTCGATGTACTCCCTGCTGCTGGCGGACCCCGACGCCGACCGCTTCGATCTGTCGTCGATCAACCTGCTGCAGTGCGGGTCGGCGCCCGTGCCGGACGAGCTGATGAGCCGCATCAAGGCTCGGTTCCGGTGCGACGTGGTGGAGACGTATGGACTCACCGAGGCGGGGGCGAACGTCCTCTCCCCACGCTGGGGGATAAAGAAGCTGGGCAGCACCGGGCTGCCGGTCCCGGATGTCGAGATCAAGATCACGGTCCCCGACCAACCCGACCGCGAGTGCGGCCCCGGCGAGGTGGGGGAGCTGTGGTCGCGCTCCCCGGCCAATGCGCTCGGCTACCTTCACGAGCCGGGACTCACCGCGGAGCGCTTCTGGCCTGGCGGCTGGATGCGCACCGGCGATCTCATGCGGCGCGACGAGCAGGGCTACTGCTATTTCTGCGGGCGTACCGACGACATGATCAGCGTGGGCGGCGAGAACGTCTATCCGAAAGAGGTCGAGACGGTCGTTCTGTCGCACCCTGCGGTGGCCGACGTGGCCGTGGTTCCCGCCCTCCACCCGGTCAAGGGATCTGCGCCGGTCGCGTTCGTCGTGTTGAAGGCGGGCGCGCGGGCCACAGAGGATGAGATCAAGCAGCACTGCCTCGCCAACGGGCCCGCCTACGCGCATCCCCGGCGGGTCTTTTTTGTCGCTTCGCTGCCCCTGTCGTCGACCAACAAGCTGGATCGCGGCGCGCTCAAGGGACGGGCCGCGGAGCTGCTGCCGCACGGCCTGGAAGCCAAGCGATGA
- a CDS encoding aminopeptidase P family protein, which translates to MTEPAPEVQWGVELDSRRRGFRQVLDGAGCDAGLVFGCDGHAQHFRYLTNFTPVLGDSWLLLAGELACFLTFPWQIVEAIGRSGIERWDAAINPIPLVVEALRQARPKRLGVAGVERMPAPAWRALMEGLPGVDLVDVGAGLAKLRRRKSPLEVDRLRAAARLTDSMLDAGRAGVHAGVSESVLAARLSTLALESGGACAFATTVVSGTEHPVPIRMPSTRRFEPGDTVMIDLGAEVDGYQADASRTFVLGRPSLPQRKAWDVVLAAYEAAVALARPGVPCRDLHRAASGIIEAAGYKVAHRAGHGIGLATSYEWPSLDTEEAPLEPGVTICIEPGVYFPGAGNMKLEDDFLITESGCEALTTSERGLELTL; encoded by the coding sequence GTGACCGAGCCGGCCCCGGAAGTGCAGTGGGGCGTCGAGCTCGACTCGAGAAGGCGCGGGTTCCGCCAGGTCCTGGACGGCGCGGGCTGTGATGCCGGCCTGGTCTTCGGCTGCGACGGCCACGCGCAGCACTTCCGCTACCTGACCAACTTCACCCCGGTCCTCGGTGATTCCTGGCTGCTCCTCGCGGGTGAGCTTGCCTGCTTCCTCACCTTCCCATGGCAGATCGTCGAAGCGATCGGCCGCTCAGGGATCGAACGCTGGGACGCCGCCATCAACCCCATCCCGCTGGTGGTCGAAGCGCTGCGGCAGGCAAGGCCGAAGCGCCTGGGGGTGGCGGGCGTGGAGCGCATGCCGGCCCCGGCCTGGAGGGCGCTGATGGAGGGACTGCCTGGAGTCGACCTCGTCGACGTGGGTGCGGGCCTGGCCAAGCTCAGGCGGCGCAAGAGCCCGCTCGAGGTGGACCGTCTGCGCGCCGCGGCGAGGCTCACCGACTCGATGCTCGACGCCGGCCGGGCCGGTGTCCACGCCGGCGTATCCGAGAGCGTGCTCGCCGCCAGGCTGTCGACGCTTGCGCTCGAGTCGGGCGGCGCTTGCGCCTTCGCGACCACCGTGGTGAGCGGCACCGAGCACCCGGTCCCCATTCGCATGCCCTCCACGCGGCGCTTCGAGCCCGGCGACACGGTGATGATCGACCTCGGCGCGGAGGTCGATGGCTACCAGGCGGATGCGAGCCGCACGTTCGTGCTGGGCAGGCCGAGCCTGCCGCAGCGAAAAGCCTGGGACGTCGTGCTGGCGGCGTACGAGGCGGCGGTTGCGCTGGCACGGCCGGGCGTACCCTGCCGCGATCTCCACCGGGCGGCCTCCGGCATCATCGAGGCCGCGGGCTACAAGGTGGCCCATCGCGCCGGCCACGGCATCGGTCTTGCGACCTCCTATGAATGGCCGAGCCTCGACACCGAGGAGGCCCCGCTCGAGCCTGGCGTGACCATCTGCATCGAGCCTGGCGTGTACTTCCCGGGCGCCGGCAACATGAAGCTGGAGGACGACTTCCTCATCACCGAGAGCGGGTGCGAGGCGCTGACCACGTCCGAGCGCGGGCTGGAGCTGACGCTGTGA
- a CDS encoding ABC transporter ATP-binding protein translates to MSDGGALLQVSGLVAGYVPEVNILTGLDLKLEAGEIVTVVGPNGAGKSTLLKVMFGLLRPRQGSVSLRGDRIDALQPHQVARRGMGYVPQLENVFPSLTVAENLDIPARGLGRIEQQRRTDALYELFPPLRPARRRLAGLLSGGQRQMVAMARALVPQPEVLLLDEPSAGLAPEYVELVFQKLLDIRKSGVTILVVEQNARRALAMSDRGYVLELGRNRFEGPGSDLLKNETVIELYLGRQKTGGDS, encoded by the coding sequence TTGAGTGACGGCGGCGCGCTGCTGCAGGTCAGCGGCCTGGTCGCCGGCTACGTGCCCGAGGTGAACATCCTCACGGGGCTCGATCTGAAGCTCGAGGCCGGCGAGATCGTCACCGTGGTCGGCCCCAACGGAGCGGGCAAGTCGACGCTGCTCAAGGTCATGTTCGGCCTGTTGCGGCCACGCCAGGGTTCGGTCTCCCTCAGGGGCGATCGCATCGACGCCCTGCAGCCGCACCAGGTGGCCAGGCGCGGGATGGGCTACGTGCCTCAGCTGGAGAACGTGTTCCCGTCGCTGACGGTGGCAGAGAACCTGGACATCCCGGCCAGAGGCCTGGGGCGAATCGAACAGCAGCGCCGCACGGATGCGCTCTACGAGCTGTTCCCGCCCTTGCGACCGGCCCGCCGGCGACTGGCGGGCCTGCTGTCCGGCGGCCAGAGGCAGATGGTGGCCATGGCCCGCGCGCTGGTGCCGCAGCCGGAGGTGCTGCTGCTGGACGAGCCGTCCGCCGGCCTGGCGCCGGAGTACGTCGAGCTCGTGTTCCAGAAGCTCCTCGACATCCGCAAGTCGGGCGTCACGATCCTGGTCGTGGAGCAGAACGCCCGCCGGGCCCTGGCCATGTCGGATCGCGGTTACGTGCTCGAACTCGGTCGCAACCGTTTCGAGGGCCCAGGGTCGGACCTGCTCAAGAACGAGACGGTCATCGAGCTCTACCTGGGACGGCAGAAAACGGGAGGGGATTCGTGA
- a CDS encoding ABC transporter ATP-binding protein → MADPIFAVRDLVKGFGGLRAVDGATFEVSRGSITALIGPNGAGKTTLFNLATGFIKPDRGAIEFEGESIFGRPPHAVAKKGMVRTFQITKALAAMTVLDNMMLAASDQPGERILGLITHPFSWRPRERAIRERALELLERFRLDALANAYAGTLSGGQRKLLEFARLLMAKPRMVLLDEPLAGVNPVLGQEILAHVHELRTEQGITFLFIEHDMEAVMSNADRVVVMAFGRVIATGLPSEVRRDRRVIDAYLGAHGEDVA, encoded by the coding sequence GTGGCTGACCCCATCTTCGCCGTGCGCGATCTCGTCAAGGGCTTCGGCGGCTTGAGAGCCGTGGATGGAGCCACCTTCGAGGTGAGCCGGGGCTCGATCACGGCGTTGATCGGGCCTAACGGCGCCGGCAAGACCACCCTCTTCAACCTGGCGACCGGATTCATCAAGCCCGACCGCGGCGCCATCGAGTTCGAGGGCGAATCGATCTTCGGGCGGCCACCACACGCGGTGGCCAAGAAGGGCATGGTGCGCACGTTCCAGATCACCAAGGCCCTGGCCGCGATGACGGTCCTGGACAACATGATGCTGGCCGCTTCCGACCAGCCCGGCGAGCGCATCCTGGGCCTGATCACCCACCCGTTCAGCTGGCGGCCGCGGGAGCGCGCGATTCGCGAGCGAGCGCTGGAGCTGCTGGAACGGTTCCGCCTCGACGCGCTCGCCAACGCCTACGCCGGCACGCTGTCAGGCGGTCAGCGGAAGCTGCTCGAGTTCGCGCGACTGTTGATGGCCAAGCCGCGCATGGTGCTGCTGGACGAGCCCCTGGCGGGGGTCAACCCGGTCCTCGGCCAGGAGATACTCGCCCACGTGCACGAGCTGCGCACCGAGCAGGGCATCACCTTTTTGTTCATCGAGCACGACATGGAGGCCGTCATGAGCAATGCCGACCGCGTCGTCGTCATGGCTTTCGGCCGCGTCATCGCCACCGGCCTGCCGTCGGAGGTGCGGCGCGACCGGCGCGTGATCGACGCCTATCTGGGCGCGCACGGGGAGGATGTCGCTTGA
- a CDS encoding branched-chain amino acid ABC transporter permease → MIHLVSLAPFGHADFWIGVGIVAGIYSIFTLGLQLNVGFTGIINLGQAGFMAIGAYAMAILIITYGWSPWLALPVATLLAMLAGVVVAMPSVRLRGDYLAIATIAAAEIVQSVAQNAIGLTGGNNGLLGFDTAWSTVQARVLGLLSGIGLGDQDQLPLFFVTWLTFVALLLILLALQHTPWGRVLRAIREDEDAAEALGKNAYAYKVQSMALAAGIGAIAGYLLALNITLIYPGTYSADFTFIGFAILVLGGMGRYAGVALGSILLWFVLEGARFLDLPLAADKVAALRLLIIGLVLILVMVLRPQGILGKREEMVLRG, encoded by the coding sequence GTGATCCACCTGGTCAGCCTCGCGCCGTTCGGCCACGCCGACTTCTGGATTGGCGTCGGCATCGTCGCCGGGATCTACAGCATCTTCACCCTGGGCCTGCAGCTGAACGTCGGATTCACGGGCATCATCAACCTGGGGCAGGCGGGCTTCATGGCCATCGGGGCGTACGCGATGGCCATCCTGATCATCACGTACGGCTGGTCGCCGTGGCTGGCGCTGCCGGTGGCGACCCTGCTGGCGATGCTGGCCGGGGTCGTCGTGGCGATGCCCTCGGTGCGGCTGCGGGGTGATTACCTCGCCATCGCCACCATCGCCGCCGCCGAGATCGTGCAGAGCGTCGCCCAGAACGCGATCGGCCTCACCGGTGGCAACAACGGCCTGCTCGGGTTCGACACGGCGTGGAGCACGGTCCAGGCGCGGGTGCTCGGCCTCCTGTCCGGGATCGGATTGGGCGACCAGGACCAGCTCCCGCTGTTCTTCGTGACCTGGCTGACCTTTGTCGCGCTCCTGCTGATCCTCCTCGCCCTGCAGCACACTCCGTGGGGCAGGGTGCTGCGGGCGATCCGCGAGGATGAGGACGCGGCCGAGGCCCTGGGCAAGAACGCCTACGCGTACAAGGTCCAATCGATGGCGCTGGCCGCGGGAATCGGAGCGATCGCGGGCTACCTGCTCGCCCTCAACATCACGCTGATCTACCCGGGGACCTATTCCGCCGACTTCACGTTCATCGGCTTCGCCATCCTCGTGCTCGGCGGCATGGGCCGTTACGCGGGGGTGGCACTGGGATCGATCCTGCTCTGGTTCGTGCTGGAAGGGGCGCGTTTCCTCGACCTCCCCCTGGCCGCGGACAAGGTGGCCGCCCTGCGGCTGCTGATCATCGGGCTGGTGCTGATCCTGGTCATGGTGCTGAGACCCCAGGGCATCCTCGGCAAGCGCGAGGAGATGGTGCTTCGTGGCTGA
- a CDS encoding branched-chain amino acid ABC transporter permease, with product MSSPPAAPQATTSKRPGLGLSTGSRGLLIVAVAAAAFLVLVAAKGYQPAAQATVNGLVAGTYFALGAVGLALVYGVLRLVNFAHGDYLTFGAYMALLANAFLGLPIVAATAIAIAATALMAAALELWLWRPMRARRAGGLQLLLIAIGLAFVIRNGIQFVAGSQPRGLNVDVTSAVSFLGGVRLGTTELAVVLIGLVVLVLVAVLLNVSRLGREMRALADNLNLAEVAGVDTGRVIVATWLVAGGLAGLAGVLVAAAVGVLTPNFGFQLLLSLFAATVLGGIGNAYGALAGGLLLGLTQEWSTLFIDARWKLAVGFAILILTLLVRPNGLLGRPALK from the coding sequence ATGTCGAGCCCCCCAGCCGCACCCCAGGCGACGACCTCCAAGAGGCCCGGGCTCGGCCTGTCGACCGGCTCGCGGGGCCTCCTGATCGTGGCCGTCGCCGCGGCCGCCTTCCTGGTCCTGGTGGCGGCCAAGGGCTATCAGCCCGCCGCCCAGGCGACCGTGAACGGCCTGGTCGCCGGGACCTACTTCGCCCTCGGCGCAGTCGGCCTGGCGCTGGTGTACGGAGTTCTACGGCTGGTGAACTTTGCGCACGGCGACTACCTGACCTTCGGCGCCTACATGGCGCTGCTCGCCAACGCGTTCTTGGGCTTGCCGATCGTGGCCGCGACCGCGATCGCGATCGCGGCCACCGCGCTCATGGCGGCGGCGTTGGAGCTCTGGCTGTGGCGGCCCATGCGGGCCCGCCGCGCGGGTGGCCTGCAGCTCCTGCTGATCGCGATCGGGCTCGCGTTCGTGATCAGAAACGGCATCCAGTTCGTCGCCGGCAGCCAGCCGCGCGGCCTGAACGTGGACGTGACCAGCGCGGTGAGCTTCCTGGGTGGCGTCCGGCTCGGGACGACCGAGCTCGCGGTGGTGCTGATCGGTCTCGTCGTGCTGGTGCTGGTGGCCGTCCTGCTGAACGTCAGCCGGCTCGGCAGGGAGATGCGGGCGCTCGCAGACAACCTGAACCTGGCCGAGGTGGCGGGGGTCGACACCGGCAGGGTGATCGTCGCCACCTGGCTGGTGGCCGGCGGCCTGGCCGGGCTGGCGGGTGTGCTGGTGGCGGCGGCGGTCGGCGTCCTGACTCCCAACTTCGGCTTCCAGCTCCTGCTCAGCCTTTTCGCCGCCACCGTTCTCGGAGGGATCGGCAACGCTTACGGCGCGCTCGCCGGGGGCCTTCTGCTGGGTCTGACCCAGGAGTGGTCGACGCTCTTCATCGACGCACGCTGGAAGCTCGCCGTCGGCTTCGCCATCCTGATCCTGACCCTCCTGGTCAGGCCCAACGGCCTGCTCGGCCGGCCTGCCCTCAAGTGA
- a CDS encoding alcohol dehydrogenase — MHSAPLMQAAVIREHGGPERIQVGRIERPEPAPGEALVRVAACAVNHLDIFARRGMPGLPVPLPHIGGGDIAGWVEALGSTAGGIAIGTPVLVDPILEGRGMLGENRRGGLAEYVTVPITNLMPLADDTRMVEFASLAVAYGTARRMLFSRGGLTAGETLVVVGASGGVGVGCVQLGKLAGARVIACTSSEAKGSKLRELGADEVVVAPDGRFGQQVWALTKKAGADVVVDYSGKDTWGQSLRSVRKGGRLLCCGGTSGHEAVTDLRYLWVREIDIRGSDGWTRQDLIELCSMVASGRLRPVIHAVLPLSRARDAVDELEARRAFGKVVVVPDALFDQVAPRTTA; from the coding sequence ATGCACTCGGCTCCCCTCATGCAGGCGGCGGTCATTCGCGAGCACGGGGGGCCGGAGCGGATCCAGGTCGGCCGCATCGAGCGCCCCGAGCCGGCGCCCGGCGAAGCGCTCGTTCGCGTCGCCGCCTGCGCCGTCAACCACCTCGACATCTTCGCCCGGCGCGGCATGCCCGGACTGCCGGTGCCCCTGCCCCACATCGGCGGTGGGGACATCGCGGGCTGGGTGGAGGCGCTGGGGTCCACAGCCGGCGGAATCGCGATCGGAACGCCGGTGCTCGTCGACCCCATCCTGGAGGGACGCGGAATGCTCGGCGAGAACAGGCGTGGCGGCCTGGCCGAGTACGTCACCGTGCCCATCACCAACCTCATGCCCCTCGCCGACGACACGAGGATGGTGGAATTCGCCTCTTTAGCGGTGGCGTACGGCACCGCCCGCCGCATGCTTTTTTCCCGAGGCGGGCTGACCGCCGGCGAGACCCTCGTGGTCGTTGGCGCCTCGGGCGGCGTCGGGGTCGGCTGCGTCCAGCTCGGCAAGCTGGCCGGCGCCCGGGTGATCGCGTGCACGAGCAGCGAGGCCAAGGGCTCCAAGCTGCGTGAGCTCGGGGCGGACGAAGTGGTCGTCGCGCCCGACGGGCGGTTTGGACAGCAGGTTTGGGCGCTGACCAAGAAAGCCGGCGCCGACGTGGTGGTCGACTACTCGGGCAAGGACACCTGGGGACAGTCTCTACGATCGGTGCGCAAGGGCGGCCGGCTTTTGTGCTGCGGCGGCACCAGCGGCCACGAGGCGGTGACCGATCTCCGCTACTTGTGGGTTCGCGAGATCGACATCCGCGGCTCGGACGGGTGGACCCGGCAGGACCTGATCGAGCTGTGCTCGATGGTCGCTTCCGGGCGGCTCCGGCCGGTCATTCACGCCGTCCTCCCGCTGTCCCGCGCGCGGGATGCGGTCGACGAGCTGGAGGCGCGGCGCGCGTTCGGCAAGGTGGTCGTGGTCCCGGACGCGCTGTTCGACCAGGTGGCGCCGCGGACCACGGCGTAA
- a CDS encoding GntR family transcriptional regulator, whose translation MFEQLKREIVENHLESDTLLTELAVAAGYSVSRAPAREALKRLAAVGFVRPRRRVGYLVTNVSLADLDEIFAMRLVLEPLATELAVGRLTEADAAILKRLAEGVQRVEVAADERGRMITKLNADFHREIARIGGNKRLEQAITRLVDELERVMHMLAYSPTVGSLLEEHSDLLVMMQAGDPKPAGELMRAQLERDYNAMRSLVMRTPTALTLVRPAPES comes from the coding sequence GTGTTCGAGCAGCTGAAGCGCGAGATCGTCGAAAACCATCTCGAATCGGACACCCTGCTCACCGAGCTGGCGGTGGCCGCTGGTTACTCCGTCAGCCGGGCCCCCGCGCGTGAAGCTTTGAAGCGCCTGGCGGCCGTGGGGTTCGTTCGGCCCCGCCGGCGGGTCGGCTACCTGGTGACCAACGTGAGCCTCGCCGACCTCGACGAGATCTTCGCCATGCGCCTCGTCCTCGAACCCCTGGCCACCGAGTTGGCCGTCGGCCGCCTCACCGAGGCCGACGCCGCGATTCTGAAACGGCTCGCGGAGGGCGTGCAGCGGGTCGAAGTCGCGGCCGACGAACGCGGCCGGATGATCACCAAGCTCAACGCGGACTTCCACCGCGAGATCGCCAGGATCGGCGGCAACAAACGCCTCGAGCAGGCGATCACCCGGCTGGTGGACGAGCTCGAGCGGGTGATGCACATGCTGGCGTACAGCCCCACCGTTGGGTCGCTGCTCGAAGAACACTCGGATCTGTTGGTGATGATGCAGGCGGGCGATCCGAAGCCGGCGGGTGAGCTGATGCGTGCGCAGCTGGAGCGCGACTACAACGCCATGCGCAGCCTGGTCATGCGGACACCGACGGCGCTGACGCTGGTGCGTCCCGCGCCCGAGAGCTGA
- a CDS encoding cytidylate kinase-like family protein, producing the protein MPAMPVITVGRQFGAGGRTVGAMLARELKADLLESRIIDEVAHRLQLPKEEVEAEDEQPGSLLERLLVALGSASSEPLIPPEATAWNPPNADPTFDSRKAVLQITQQVIREAARGGNVVIVGRGAGYILGDFEGALHVFLRAAEAVRVKAVMARLSLGEEEARRRMKQADENWTAYIKQVYGHDRNLASHYDMVLDTGRLGYQATVDAILAALKSRRPLT; encoded by the coding sequence ATGCCAGCAATGCCGGTCATCACCGTCGGGCGCCAGTTCGGGGCGGGAGGCAGGACCGTGGGCGCGATGCTCGCCCGCGAGCTGAAGGCCGACCTCCTCGAGTCGCGGATCATAGACGAGGTGGCGCACCGCCTCCAGCTGCCGAAGGAGGAGGTCGAGGCCGAGGACGAGCAGCCCGGCTCGCTGCTGGAGCGCCTCCTCGTCGCGCTCGGCTCCGCCAGCTCTGAGCCGCTCATCCCGCCCGAGGCCACGGCCTGGAACCCGCCCAACGCCGATCCGACCTTCGACTCGCGCAAAGCCGTGCTGCAGATCACCCAGCAGGTGATCAGGGAGGCGGCCCGAGGCGGCAACGTCGTCATCGTCGGGCGAGGCGCCGGTTACATCCTTGGCGATTTCGAAGGCGCCCTGCATGTCTTCCTGCGCGCCGCCGAGGCGGTTCGCGTCAAGGCGGTCATGGCGCGCCTCAGCCTCGGTGAGGAGGAGGCCAGGCGCCGCATGAAGCAGGCGGATGAGAACTGGACCGCCTACATCAAGCAGGTCTACGGCCATGACCGCAACCTGGCCTCGCACTACGACATGGTCCTCGACACGGGTCGACTCGGCTATCAGGCCACGGTGGATGCGATCCTCGCCGCGCTCAAGTCCCGCCGGCCGTTAACCTAA
- the rpoD gene encoding RNA polymerase sigma factor RpoD, with the protein MAVAEQLIVKGKEQGYLTPDDILQGFPEIDAEPDQIFRIFAAFKEIGIEVTDGEKDFEEVEQIDDEMLLDIEMMDSVSLDDPVRMYLKEIGRVSLLTANDEVELAQAIEAKPLHDALKALNVVEEIDARQRSVEEMLPDVIERLATLKRKGQQAHIAQELLGLDDLSKIQNLLDAAAAERRRQATNGAARPRVRHEAMESYRIARYRLTERYERAYEAKQRLTEANLRLVVSIAKKYIGRGMSFLDLIQEGNMGLIRAVEKFDYHKGYKFSTYATWWIRQAITRAIADQARTIRIPVHMVETINKLVRVSRRLLQELGREPSDEEIGEEMGITPEKVREIVKVSQDPVSLETPIGEEEDSHLGDFVEDREAVSPSDAASLTMLHSEVEDVLDTLTPRERRVLQLRFGLIDGHQRTLEEVGKRFGVTRERIRQIEAKALRKLRHPSRSKKLRDYLE; encoded by the coding sequence ATGGCCGTGGCCGAGCAGCTCATCGTCAAGGGCAAGGAGCAGGGCTACCTCACGCCCGACGACATCCTCCAGGGCTTCCCGGAGATCGACGCCGAGCCGGACCAGATCTTCCGCATCTTCGCGGCGTTCAAGGAGATCGGAATCGAGGTCACCGACGGCGAGAAGGATTTCGAAGAGGTCGAGCAGATCGACGACGAGATGCTCCTCGATATCGAGATGATGGATTCGGTCTCGCTGGACGACCCGGTGCGCATGTACCTCAAGGAGATCGGGCGTGTCAGCCTGCTCACCGCCAACGACGAGGTCGAGCTCGCGCAGGCCATCGAGGCCAAGCCTCTTCATGACGCGCTGAAGGCACTCAACGTCGTCGAGGAGATCGACGCTCGCCAGCGGTCCGTCGAGGAGATGCTGCCGGACGTGATCGAGCGATTGGCCACGCTCAAGCGCAAGGGCCAGCAGGCTCACATCGCGCAGGAGCTGCTGGGACTCGACGACCTGTCCAAGATCCAAAACCTGCTCGACGCGGCCGCCGCGGAGCGCCGCCGCCAGGCCACCAACGGGGCGGCTCGGCCGCGGGTCCGCCACGAAGCGATGGAGTCGTATCGCATCGCGCGCTATCGCCTGACCGAGCGGTATGAGCGCGCCTATGAAGCCAAGCAGCGGCTGACCGAGGCCAACCTTCGGCTGGTCGTGTCGATCGCCAAGAAGTACATCGGCCGCGGCATGTCCTTCCTCGACCTCATCCAGGAAGGGAACATGGGCCTCATCCGCGCGGTCGAGAAGTTCGACTACCACAAGGGCTACAAGTTCTCGACGTATGCGACCTGGTGGATCCGGCAGGCGATCACGCGTGCGATCGCCGACCAGGCGCGGACGATCCGCATCCCGGTGCACATGGTCGAGACGATCAACAAGCTCGTCCGCGTCTCGCGGCGCCTGCTCCAGGAGCTGGGCCGCGAGCCGAGCGATGAGGAGATCGGCGAGGAGATGGGGATCACGCCGGAGAAGGTGCGCGAGATCGTCAAGGTCTCGCAGGACCCGGTGTCGCTCGAGACGCCGATCGGTGAGGAGGAGGATTCCCACCTCGGGGACTTTGTCGAGGACCGCGAGGCGGTGTCGCCGTCGGATGCGGCGTCGCTGACCATGCTCCACAGCGAGGTGGAGGACGTGCTCGACACGCTGACGCCCCGGGAGCGGCGCGTGCTGCAGCTGCGGTTCGGGCTCATCGACGGCCACCAGCGGACGCTGGAGGAGGTCGGCAAGCGGTTTGGCGTGACCCGCGAGCGCATCCGCCAGATCGAGGCCAAGGCCCTGCGCAAGCTGCGCCACCCCTCGCGCTCGAAAAAACTGCGGGACTACCTGGAATAG